Proteins co-encoded in one Streptomyces sp. NBC_01283 genomic window:
- a CDS encoding heme ABC transporter ATP-binding protein: MITRIARRLFATGGGRAALPGAFAPGDVLAEASGLVVRLGGREVLAGVSLTARAGEVLALVGPNGAGKSTLLAALAADLPAAEGDVRVCGRPTGEWPARELALRRAVLPQSAVLSFPFAVEEVVRMGRAPWAGTALEDEDDRVVREALAATEVTEFAARPFSALSGGERARVALARVLAQRTPLLLLDEPTAALDLRHQELVLRICRERAAAGDAVVVVLHDLGLAAAYADRVAVLRAGVVAAEGAPGEVFTGELLSEVYRQRVEVFPHPRTGVPMVAPVRATAVGSGVSGD, encoded by the coding sequence ATGATCACGCGGATCGCGCGGCGGTTGTTCGCGACCGGTGGCGGGCGGGCCGCCCTGCCGGGGGCCTTCGCTCCGGGCGATGTGCTCGCCGAGGCGTCGGGGCTCGTGGTGCGGCTCGGGGGCCGCGAGGTCCTTGCCGGGGTCTCGCTCACCGCCCGAGCGGGAGAGGTGCTTGCCCTCGTGGGGCCGAACGGGGCGGGGAAGTCGACGCTGCTGGCCGCGCTCGCGGCCGATCTCCCGGCCGCCGAAGGGGACGTACGCGTCTGCGGGCGGCCCACCGGCGAGTGGCCCGCGCGTGAACTGGCGCTGCGGCGCGCGGTGTTGCCGCAGTCCGCCGTGCTCTCCTTTCCCTTCGCGGTCGAGGAGGTCGTACGGATGGGGCGTGCGCCCTGGGCGGGGACGGCGCTGGAGGACGAGGACGACCGCGTGGTGCGGGAGGCGCTCGCCGCGACCGAGGTGACCGAGTTCGCCGCACGTCCCTTCTCCGCGCTGAGCGGCGGCGAGCGGGCGCGGGTCGCGCTGGCCCGGGTGCTCGCCCAGCGGACCCCGCTCCTCCTCCTGGACGAGCCGACCGCCGCGCTCGATCTGCGCCACCAGGAGCTGGTCCTGCGGATCTGCCGGGAGCGGGCCGCCGCCGGTGACGCGGTGGTGGTGGTCCTGCACGACCTGGGGCTCGCGGCTGCCTACGCGGACCGGGTGGCGGTGCTGCGAGCCGGGGTGGTGGCGGCGGAGGGCGCGCCGGGCGAGGTCTTCACGGGCGAGCTCCTGAGCGAGGTGTACCGGCAGCGGGTCGAGGTGTTCCCGCATCCGCGGACGGGGGTGCCGATGGTCGCCCCGGTGCGGGCCACGGCCGTCGGCAGCGGCGTGTCCGGCGATTGA